One part of the Dasypus novemcinctus isolate mDasNov1 chromosome 27, mDasNov1.1.hap2, whole genome shotgun sequence genome encodes these proteins:
- the HYOU1 gene encoding hypoxia up-regulated protein 1 isoform X6, translating to MAIKNPKATLRYFQHLLGKQTDNPHVALYRARFPEHELGFDPQRQTVHFQISQHLKFSPEEVLGMILNYSRSLAEDFAEQPIKDAVITVPAFFNQAERRAVLQAAHMAGLKVLQLINDNTATALSYGVFRRKDINNTAQNIMFYDMGSGSTVCTIVTYQTVKTKEAGMQPQLQIRGVGFDRTLGGLEMELRLRDHLAGLFNEQRKGQRAKDVRENPRAMAKLLREANRLKTILSANADHMAQIEGLMDDVDFKAKVTRVEFEELCADLFERVPGPVQQALQSAEMSLDEIEQVILVGGATRVPRVQDVLLKAVGKEELGKNINADEAAAMGAVYQAAALSKAFKVKPFVVRDAVIYPILVEFTREVEEESGVRSLKHNKRVLFSRMGPYPQRKVITFNRYSHDFNFHINYGDLGFLGPEDLRVFGSQNLTTVKLKGVGESFKKYPDYESKGIKAHFNLDESGVLSLDRVESVFETLVEDSPEEESTLTKLGNTISSLFGGGTTPDAKENGTDTVQEEEESPAEGSKDEPGEQVELKEEAEAPVEDTSQPPPPESKGDTAPSGEKATEKENGEKSETQKPSEKGEAGPEAAPPASEGEKKQKPARKQRMVEEIGVELVVLDLPDLPEDELARSMQKLQDLTLRDLEKQEREKAANSLEAFIFETQDKLYQPEYQEVSTEEQREEISGKLSAASTWLEDEGFGATTVMLKEKLVELRKLCQGLFFRVEERKKWPERLSALDSLLNHSSMFLKGARLIPEMDQIFTEVEMTTLEKVINETWAWKNATMAEQAKLPATEKPVLLSKDIEAKMMALDREVQYLLNKAKFAKPRPRPKDKNGTRAEPPLNASDQGEKVIPPPGQTEDAKPIPEPERVQTGSEQEDTEPLELGGPGTGEESEQKEQPAGQKQPLKNDEL from the exons ATG GCCATCAAGAATCCAAAGGCTACACTGCGATACTTCCAGCACCTACTGGGAAAGCAGACAGATAATCCTCACGTGGCCCTTTACCGGGCTCGCTTCCCAGAGCACGAGCTAGGCTTCGACCCGCAAAGGCAGACTGTGCACTTCCAGATTAGCCA GCACCTCAAGTTCTCACCTGAGGAGGTGCTGGGCATGATTCTCAATTACTCCCGTTCCCTGGCTGAAGATTTTGCAG AGCAGCCCATCAAGGATGCAGTAATCACCGTGCCTGCCTTCTTCAACCAGGCTGAGCGCCGAGCTGTGCTGCAGGCTGCTCACATGGCTGGCCTCAAAGTGCTGCAGCTCATCAATGACAATACTGCCACTGCCCTCAGCTATGGTGTCTTCCGCCGGAAGGATATCAACAACACGGCCCAg AATATCATGTTCTATGACATGGGCTCAGGCAGCACCGTGTGCACCATCGTCACCTACCAGACAGTGAAGACGAAGGAagcagggatgcagccccagcTCCAGATACGGGGAGTGGG GTTTGACCGCACCCTGGGGGGCCTGGAGATGGAGCTCCGGCTGCGTGACCACCTGGCTGGACTTTTCAATGAGCAGCGCAAGGGCCAGAGAGCGAAGGATGTGCGGGAGAACCCCCGGGCCATGGCCAAGCTGCTGCGTGAGGCTAATCGGCTCAAAACCATCCTGAGTGCCAACGCTGACCACATGGCACAG ATCGAGGGCCTGATGGACGATGTGGACTTCAAGGCCAAAGTGACTCGAGTGGAGTTTGAGGAGCTGTGTGCTGACTTATTTGAGCGGGTGCCGGGGCCTGTACAGCAGGCGCTCCAGAGTGCTGAAATGAGTTTG GATGAAATTGAACAGGTGATCCTGGTGGGTGGGGCCACTCGGGTCCCCAGAGTTCAGGACGTGCTGCTGAAGGCTGTGGGCAA GGAGGAGCTAGGGAAGAACATCAATGCAGATGAAGCAGCTGCTATGGGCGCAGTGTACCAGGCAGCTGCACTCAGCAAAGCCTTCAAGGTGAAGCCGTTTGTAGTCCGAGATGCAGTGATCTACCCCATCCTG GTGGAGTTCACCAGAGAAGTGGAGGAGGAGTCTGGGGTTCGCAGCCTGAAGCACAATAAGCGGGTGCTTTTCTCCCGGATGGGGCCCTACCCTCAGCGCAAAGTCATCACCTTTAACCGCTACAGCCATGATTTCAACTTCCACATCAACTACGGTGACCTGGGCTTCCTGGGGCCTGAGGATCTCCG GGTATTCGGCTCCCAGAATCTGACCACAGTGAAGCTAAAAGGTGTGGGCGAGAGCTTCAAGAAGTATCCTGACTATGAGTCCAAGGGCATCAAGGCCCACTTCAACCTGGACGAGAGTGGTGTCCTGAGCCTGGACAGG GTGGAGTCTGTATTTGAAACGCTGGTGGAGGACAGCCCCGAAGAGGAATCTACTCTCACCA AACTTGGCAACACCATTTCCAGCCTGTTTGGAGGTGGTACCACGCCAGATGCCAAAGAGAATGGTACAGATACTGTCCAG gaggaagaggagagccCTGCTGAGGGGAGCAAGGATGAGCCTGGGGAGCAAGTAGAGCTGAAGGAGGAAGCTGAGGCCCCAGTGGAGGACACCTCTCAGCCCCCACCCCCTGAGTCTAAAGGGGACACGGCCCCTAGTGGAGAAAAggctacagaaaaagaaaacggGGAAAAGTCTGAGACTCAG AAGCCAAGTGAGAAGGGAGAGGCAGGGCCTGAGGCTGCCCCTCCAGCCTCTGAGGGAGAAAAGAAGCAGAAGCCTGCCCGGAAGCAGAGAATGGTAGAGGAGATTGGGGTGGAGCTGGTTGTCCTGGACCTGCCTGACCTGCCTGAGGATGAGCTGGCTCGCTCGATGCAGAA ACTTCAGGACTTGACCCTCCGAGACCTGGAGAAGCAGGAACGGGAGAAAGCTGCCAACAGCTTGGAGGCTTTCATCTTCGAGACCCAG GACAAGCTATACCAGCCCGAGTACCAGGAGGTGTCTACTGAGGAGCAGCGTGAGGAGATCTCTGGGAAACTCAGTGCCGCTTCCACTTGGCTGGAGGATGAGGGCTTTGGGGCCACCACTGTG ATGCTGAAGGAGAAGCTGGTGGAGCTAAGAAAGTTGTGCCAAGGGCTGTTTTTCCGGGTGGAAGAGCGCAAGAAGTGGCCTGAACGGCTATCTGCCCTCGACAGTCTCCTCAACCATTCCAGCATGTTCCTCAA GGGAGCCCGACTCATCCCAGAGATGGACCAGATCTTCACTGAGGTGGAGATGACAACCTTAGAGAAAGTCATCAACGAGACCTGG GCCTGGAAGAACGCAACTATGGCTGAGCAAGCCAAGCTTCCTGCCACTGAGAAGCCCGTCTTGCTCTCAAAAGACATTGAGGCCAAGATGATGGCCCTGGACCGTGAGGTGCAGTATCTGCTCAATAAGGCCAAGTTTGCCAAGCCCCGACCCCGGCCCAAGGACAAGAATGGGACCAGGGCAGAACCTCCCCTCAATGCCAGCGACCAGGGAGAGAAAGTCATTCCTCCGCCAG GCCAGACTGAAGATGCAAAACCCATTCCAGAACCCGAGAGAGTACAGACAG GATCTGAACAGGAAGACACTGAGCCTCTGGAGCTAGGAGGTCCTGGAACAGGTGAAG AATCAgagcagaaggagcagccagCAGGACAGAAGCAGCCTTTGAAGAATGATGAACTATAA
- the HYOU1 gene encoding hypoxia up-regulated protein 1 isoform X7 has product MAIKNPKATLRYFQHLLGKQTDNPHVALYRARFPEHELGFDPQRQTVHFQISQHLKFSPEEVLGMILNYSRSLAEDFAEQPIKDAVITVPAFFNQAERRAVLQAAHMAGLKVLQLINDNTATALSYGVFRRKDINNTAQNIMFYDMGSGSTVCTIVTYQTVKTKEAGMQPQLQIRGVGFDRTLGGLEMELRLRDHLAGLFNEQRKGQRAKDVRENPRAMAKLLREANRLKTILSANADHMAQIEGLMDDVDFKAKVTRVEFEELCADLFERVPGPVQQALQSAEMSLDEIEQVILVGGATRVPRVQDVLLKAVGKEELGKNINADEAAAMGAVYQAAALSKAFKVKPFVVRDAVIYPILVEFTREVEEESGVRSLKHNKRVLFSRMGPYPQRKVITFNRYSHDFNFHINYGDLGFLGPEDLRVFGSQNLTTVKLKGVGESFKKYPDYESKGIKAHFNLDESGVLSLDRVESVFETLVEDSPEEESTLTKLGNTISSLFGGGTTPDAKENGTDTVQEEEESPAEGSKDEPGEQVELKEEAEAPVEDTSQPPPPESKGDTAPSGEKATEKENGEKSETQKPSEKGEAGPEAAPPASEGEKKQKPARKQRMVEEIGVELVVLDLPDLPEDELARSMQKLQDLTLRDLEKQEREKAANSLEAFIFETQDKLYQPEYQEVSTEEQREEISGKLSAASTWLEDEGFGATTVMLKEKLVELRKLCQGLFFRVEERKKWPERLSALDSLLNHSSMFLKGARLIPEMDQIFTEVEMTTLEKVINETWAWKNATMAEQAKLPATEKPVLLSKDIEAKMMALDREVQYLLNKAKFAKPRPRPKDKNGTRAEPPLNASDQGEKVIPPPGQTEDAKPIPEPERVQTGSEQEDTEPLELGGPGTESEQKEQPAGQKQPLKNDEL; this is encoded by the exons ATG GCCATCAAGAATCCAAAGGCTACACTGCGATACTTCCAGCACCTACTGGGAAAGCAGACAGATAATCCTCACGTGGCCCTTTACCGGGCTCGCTTCCCAGAGCACGAGCTAGGCTTCGACCCGCAAAGGCAGACTGTGCACTTCCAGATTAGCCA GCACCTCAAGTTCTCACCTGAGGAGGTGCTGGGCATGATTCTCAATTACTCCCGTTCCCTGGCTGAAGATTTTGCAG AGCAGCCCATCAAGGATGCAGTAATCACCGTGCCTGCCTTCTTCAACCAGGCTGAGCGCCGAGCTGTGCTGCAGGCTGCTCACATGGCTGGCCTCAAAGTGCTGCAGCTCATCAATGACAATACTGCCACTGCCCTCAGCTATGGTGTCTTCCGCCGGAAGGATATCAACAACACGGCCCAg AATATCATGTTCTATGACATGGGCTCAGGCAGCACCGTGTGCACCATCGTCACCTACCAGACAGTGAAGACGAAGGAagcagggatgcagccccagcTCCAGATACGGGGAGTGGG GTTTGACCGCACCCTGGGGGGCCTGGAGATGGAGCTCCGGCTGCGTGACCACCTGGCTGGACTTTTCAATGAGCAGCGCAAGGGCCAGAGAGCGAAGGATGTGCGGGAGAACCCCCGGGCCATGGCCAAGCTGCTGCGTGAGGCTAATCGGCTCAAAACCATCCTGAGTGCCAACGCTGACCACATGGCACAG ATCGAGGGCCTGATGGACGATGTGGACTTCAAGGCCAAAGTGACTCGAGTGGAGTTTGAGGAGCTGTGTGCTGACTTATTTGAGCGGGTGCCGGGGCCTGTACAGCAGGCGCTCCAGAGTGCTGAAATGAGTTTG GATGAAATTGAACAGGTGATCCTGGTGGGTGGGGCCACTCGGGTCCCCAGAGTTCAGGACGTGCTGCTGAAGGCTGTGGGCAA GGAGGAGCTAGGGAAGAACATCAATGCAGATGAAGCAGCTGCTATGGGCGCAGTGTACCAGGCAGCTGCACTCAGCAAAGCCTTCAAGGTGAAGCCGTTTGTAGTCCGAGATGCAGTGATCTACCCCATCCTG GTGGAGTTCACCAGAGAAGTGGAGGAGGAGTCTGGGGTTCGCAGCCTGAAGCACAATAAGCGGGTGCTTTTCTCCCGGATGGGGCCCTACCCTCAGCGCAAAGTCATCACCTTTAACCGCTACAGCCATGATTTCAACTTCCACATCAACTACGGTGACCTGGGCTTCCTGGGGCCTGAGGATCTCCG GGTATTCGGCTCCCAGAATCTGACCACAGTGAAGCTAAAAGGTGTGGGCGAGAGCTTCAAGAAGTATCCTGACTATGAGTCCAAGGGCATCAAGGCCCACTTCAACCTGGACGAGAGTGGTGTCCTGAGCCTGGACAGG GTGGAGTCTGTATTTGAAACGCTGGTGGAGGACAGCCCCGAAGAGGAATCTACTCTCACCA AACTTGGCAACACCATTTCCAGCCTGTTTGGAGGTGGTACCACGCCAGATGCCAAAGAGAATGGTACAGATACTGTCCAG gaggaagaggagagccCTGCTGAGGGGAGCAAGGATGAGCCTGGGGAGCAAGTAGAGCTGAAGGAGGAAGCTGAGGCCCCAGTGGAGGACACCTCTCAGCCCCCACCCCCTGAGTCTAAAGGGGACACGGCCCCTAGTGGAGAAAAggctacagaaaaagaaaacggGGAAAAGTCTGAGACTCAG AAGCCAAGTGAGAAGGGAGAGGCAGGGCCTGAGGCTGCCCCTCCAGCCTCTGAGGGAGAAAAGAAGCAGAAGCCTGCCCGGAAGCAGAGAATGGTAGAGGAGATTGGGGTGGAGCTGGTTGTCCTGGACCTGCCTGACCTGCCTGAGGATGAGCTGGCTCGCTCGATGCAGAA ACTTCAGGACTTGACCCTCCGAGACCTGGAGAAGCAGGAACGGGAGAAAGCTGCCAACAGCTTGGAGGCTTTCATCTTCGAGACCCAG GACAAGCTATACCAGCCCGAGTACCAGGAGGTGTCTACTGAGGAGCAGCGTGAGGAGATCTCTGGGAAACTCAGTGCCGCTTCCACTTGGCTGGAGGATGAGGGCTTTGGGGCCACCACTGTG ATGCTGAAGGAGAAGCTGGTGGAGCTAAGAAAGTTGTGCCAAGGGCTGTTTTTCCGGGTGGAAGAGCGCAAGAAGTGGCCTGAACGGCTATCTGCCCTCGACAGTCTCCTCAACCATTCCAGCATGTTCCTCAA GGGAGCCCGACTCATCCCAGAGATGGACCAGATCTTCACTGAGGTGGAGATGACAACCTTAGAGAAAGTCATCAACGAGACCTGG GCCTGGAAGAACGCAACTATGGCTGAGCAAGCCAAGCTTCCTGCCACTGAGAAGCCCGTCTTGCTCTCAAAAGACATTGAGGCCAAGATGATGGCCCTGGACCGTGAGGTGCAGTATCTGCTCAATAAGGCCAAGTTTGCCAAGCCCCGACCCCGGCCCAAGGACAAGAATGGGACCAGGGCAGAACCTCCCCTCAATGCCAGCGACCAGGGAGAGAAAGTCATTCCTCCGCCAG GCCAGACTGAAGATGCAAAACCCATTCCAGAACCCGAGAGAGTACAGACAG GATCTGAACAGGAAGACACTGAGCCTCTGGAGCTAGGAGGTCCTGGAACAG AATCAgagcagaaggagcagccagCAGGACAGAAGCAGCCTTTGAAGAATGATGAACTATAA
- the HYOU1 gene encoding hypoxia up-regulated protein 1 isoform X2: MAATVRRQRPRRLACWALMAVLLADLLALSDTLAVMSVDLGSESMKVAIVKPGVPMEIVLNKESRRKTPVTVTLKENERLFGDSAASMAIKNPKATLRYFQHLLGKQTDNPHVALYRARFPEHELGFDPQRQTVHFQISQHLKFSPEEVLGMILNYSRSLAEDFAEQPIKDAVITVPAFFNQAERRAVLQAAHMAGLKVLQLINDNTATALSYGVFRRKDINNTAQNIMFYDMGSGSTVCTIVTYQTVKTKEAGMQPQLQIRGVGFDRTLGGLEMELRLRDHLAGLFNEQRKGQRAKDVRENPRAMAKLLREANRLKTILSANADHMAQIEGLMDDVDFKAKVTRVEFEELCADLFERVPGPVQQALQSAEMSLDEIEQVILVGGATRVPRVQDVLLKAVGKEELGKNINADEAAAMGAVYQAAALSKAFKVKPFVVRDAVIYPILVEFTREVEEESGVRSLKHNKRVLFSRMGPYPQRKVITFNRYSHDFNFHINYGDLGFLGPEDLRVFGSQNLTTVKLKGVGESFKKYPDYESKGIKAHFNLDESGVLSLDRVESVFETLVEDSPEEESTLTKLGNTISSLFGGGTTPDAKENGTDTVQEEEESPAEGSKDEPGEQVELKEEAEAPVEDTSQPPPPESKGDTAPSGEKATEKENGEKSETQKPSEKGEAGPEAAPPASEGEKKQKPARKQRMVEEIGVELVVLDLPDLPEDELARSMQKLQDLTLRDLEKQEREKAANSLEAFIFETQDKLYQPEYQEVSTEEQREEISGKLSAASTWLEDEGFGATTVMLKEKLVELRKLCQGLFFRVEERKKWPERLSALDSLLNHSSMFLKGARLIPEMDQIFTEVEMTTLEKVINETWAWKNATMAEQAKLPATEKPVLLSKDIEAKMMALDREVQYLLNKAKFAKPRPRPKDKNGTRAEPPLNASDQGEKVIPPPGQTEDAKPIPEPERVQTGSEQEDTEPLELGGPGTGEESEQKEQPAGQKQPLKNDEL; encoded by the exons ATGGCAGCCACAGTCAGAAGGCAGAGACCGAGGCGGCTAGCCTGTTGGGCCTTGATGGCTGTGCTCTTGGCAGACCTGTTGGCTCTGAGTG ACACGCTGGCAGTGATGTCTGTGGACCTGGGCAGTGAGTCTATGAAGGTGGCCATCGTCAAGCCTGGAGTGCCCATGGAAATTGTCTTGAACAA GGAATCCCGGAGAAAGACTCCAGTGACTGTGAccctgaaagaaaatgaaagattatTTGGAGACAGTGCAGCAAGCATG GCCATCAAGAATCCAAAGGCTACACTGCGATACTTCCAGCACCTACTGGGAAAGCAGACAGATAATCCTCACGTGGCCCTTTACCGGGCTCGCTTCCCAGAGCACGAGCTAGGCTTCGACCCGCAAAGGCAGACTGTGCACTTCCAGATTAGCCA GCACCTCAAGTTCTCACCTGAGGAGGTGCTGGGCATGATTCTCAATTACTCCCGTTCCCTGGCTGAAGATTTTGCAG AGCAGCCCATCAAGGATGCAGTAATCACCGTGCCTGCCTTCTTCAACCAGGCTGAGCGCCGAGCTGTGCTGCAGGCTGCTCACATGGCTGGCCTCAAAGTGCTGCAGCTCATCAATGACAATACTGCCACTGCCCTCAGCTATGGTGTCTTCCGCCGGAAGGATATCAACAACACGGCCCAg AATATCATGTTCTATGACATGGGCTCAGGCAGCACCGTGTGCACCATCGTCACCTACCAGACAGTGAAGACGAAGGAagcagggatgcagccccagcTCCAGATACGGGGAGTGGG GTTTGACCGCACCCTGGGGGGCCTGGAGATGGAGCTCCGGCTGCGTGACCACCTGGCTGGACTTTTCAATGAGCAGCGCAAGGGCCAGAGAGCGAAGGATGTGCGGGAGAACCCCCGGGCCATGGCCAAGCTGCTGCGTGAGGCTAATCGGCTCAAAACCATCCTGAGTGCCAACGCTGACCACATGGCACAG ATCGAGGGCCTGATGGACGATGTGGACTTCAAGGCCAAAGTGACTCGAGTGGAGTTTGAGGAGCTGTGTGCTGACTTATTTGAGCGGGTGCCGGGGCCTGTACAGCAGGCGCTCCAGAGTGCTGAAATGAGTTTG GATGAAATTGAACAGGTGATCCTGGTGGGTGGGGCCACTCGGGTCCCCAGAGTTCAGGACGTGCTGCTGAAGGCTGTGGGCAA GGAGGAGCTAGGGAAGAACATCAATGCAGATGAAGCAGCTGCTATGGGCGCAGTGTACCAGGCAGCTGCACTCAGCAAAGCCTTCAAGGTGAAGCCGTTTGTAGTCCGAGATGCAGTGATCTACCCCATCCTG GTGGAGTTCACCAGAGAAGTGGAGGAGGAGTCTGGGGTTCGCAGCCTGAAGCACAATAAGCGGGTGCTTTTCTCCCGGATGGGGCCCTACCCTCAGCGCAAAGTCATCACCTTTAACCGCTACAGCCATGATTTCAACTTCCACATCAACTACGGTGACCTGGGCTTCCTGGGGCCTGAGGATCTCCG GGTATTCGGCTCCCAGAATCTGACCACAGTGAAGCTAAAAGGTGTGGGCGAGAGCTTCAAGAAGTATCCTGACTATGAGTCCAAGGGCATCAAGGCCCACTTCAACCTGGACGAGAGTGGTGTCCTGAGCCTGGACAGG GTGGAGTCTGTATTTGAAACGCTGGTGGAGGACAGCCCCGAAGAGGAATCTACTCTCACCA AACTTGGCAACACCATTTCCAGCCTGTTTGGAGGTGGTACCACGCCAGATGCCAAAGAGAATGGTACAGATACTGTCCAG gaggaagaggagagccCTGCTGAGGGGAGCAAGGATGAGCCTGGGGAGCAAGTAGAGCTGAAGGAGGAAGCTGAGGCCCCAGTGGAGGACACCTCTCAGCCCCCACCCCCTGAGTCTAAAGGGGACACGGCCCCTAGTGGAGAAAAggctacagaaaaagaaaacggGGAAAAGTCTGAGACTCAG AAGCCAAGTGAGAAGGGAGAGGCAGGGCCTGAGGCTGCCCCTCCAGCCTCTGAGGGAGAAAAGAAGCAGAAGCCTGCCCGGAAGCAGAGAATGGTAGAGGAGATTGGGGTGGAGCTGGTTGTCCTGGACCTGCCTGACCTGCCTGAGGATGAGCTGGCTCGCTCGATGCAGAA ACTTCAGGACTTGACCCTCCGAGACCTGGAGAAGCAGGAACGGGAGAAAGCTGCCAACAGCTTGGAGGCTTTCATCTTCGAGACCCAG GACAAGCTATACCAGCCCGAGTACCAGGAGGTGTCTACTGAGGAGCAGCGTGAGGAGATCTCTGGGAAACTCAGTGCCGCTTCCACTTGGCTGGAGGATGAGGGCTTTGGGGCCACCACTGTG ATGCTGAAGGAGAAGCTGGTGGAGCTAAGAAAGTTGTGCCAAGGGCTGTTTTTCCGGGTGGAAGAGCGCAAGAAGTGGCCTGAACGGCTATCTGCCCTCGACAGTCTCCTCAACCATTCCAGCATGTTCCTCAA GGGAGCCCGACTCATCCCAGAGATGGACCAGATCTTCACTGAGGTGGAGATGACAACCTTAGAGAAAGTCATCAACGAGACCTGG GCCTGGAAGAACGCAACTATGGCTGAGCAAGCCAAGCTTCCTGCCACTGAGAAGCCCGTCTTGCTCTCAAAAGACATTGAGGCCAAGATGATGGCCCTGGACCGTGAGGTGCAGTATCTGCTCAATAAGGCCAAGTTTGCCAAGCCCCGACCCCGGCCCAAGGACAAGAATGGGACCAGGGCAGAACCTCCCCTCAATGCCAGCGACCAGGGAGAGAAAGTCATTCCTCCGCCAG GCCAGACTGAAGATGCAAAACCCATTCCAGAACCCGAGAGAGTACAGACAG GATCTGAACAGGAAGACACTGAGCCTCTGGAGCTAGGAGGTCCTGGAACAGGTGAAG AATCAgagcagaaggagcagccagCAGGACAGAAGCAGCCTTTGAAGAATGATGAACTATAA